From Lolium perenne isolate Kyuss_39 chromosome 5, Kyuss_2.0, whole genome shotgun sequence, a single genomic window includes:
- the LOC127302040 gene encoding uncharacterized protein, whose amino-acid sequence MEATKERREQQQQRKAAGAGEDGDSVQLPTETSPYVQYNKDDGLEDYKMRAYGAKGHLPVSDLPHGGTGTDAPTIPGTALPTQQLNLHGRQQPQRGQGGDAGAGRADEAATDTINRHGVP is encoded by the coding sequence ATGGAGGCGACCAAGGAGAGGcgggagcagcagcagcagcggaaggccgccggcgccggcgaggacGGCGACTCGGTGCAGCTGCCGACGGAGACGAGCCCGTACGTGCAGTACAACAAGGACGACGGCCTGGAGGACTACAAGATGCGTGCCTACGGCGCCAAAGGCCACCTCCCCGTCTCCGACCTCCCCCACGGCGGCACCGGCACCGACGCGCCCACCATCCCCGGCACCGCCCTCCCCACTCAGCAACTGAACCTGCATGGGCGCCAGCAGCCGCAGCGTGGGCAAGGTGGGGACGCTGGCGCTGGCCGCGCCGACGAGGCGGCCACCGACACCATCAACCGCCACGGCGTGCCGTAG